One window of the Burkholderia ubonensis subsp. mesacidophila genome contains the following:
- a CDS encoding MurR/RpiR family transcriptional regulator has product MGTSIRALLLSQMDSYTPSEQKVAHALLDRYPSLGLGPIAHFAKQAEVSDPTVFRFVVRIGFPNYSSFQQALYDEIDTAMNSPLARMDAFHCASGMRDSHSAIFQRLSRSLATTIEGLDAAAFDEAVTLLAKPDVRIFCGGGRYTAPLASLFSFTLAYARPHVQYVEPNVNLASVSLADMGASDVLVIFDFRRYQKDSIRFAQAAHRLGTRILLITDEWNSPISAFAEIVLRIQGRPFAMLQTNVPALALAEALVIGVTNQHPELARQRMEKIEYLNTGGIEQDTNQRDLPE; this is encoded by the coding sequence ATGGGGACGAGCATCAGGGCGTTGCTGTTATCCCAGATGGATAGCTATACGCCGTCGGAACAGAAGGTCGCGCACGCGCTGCTGGATCGCTATCCCAGTCTCGGGCTGGGGCCCATCGCACACTTTGCGAAGCAGGCCGAGGTCAGCGACCCGACCGTCTTTCGCTTCGTCGTCAGGATCGGCTTTCCCAATTACTCGTCGTTCCAGCAGGCGCTGTACGACGAAATCGACACCGCGATGAACTCGCCGCTCGCGCGAATGGATGCGTTCCACTGCGCCTCCGGCATGCGCGACAGTCATTCGGCGATCTTTCAACGGCTCTCCCGGTCGCTGGCCACCACGATCGAAGGGCTCGACGCGGCCGCATTCGACGAAGCGGTGACGCTGCTGGCGAAACCGGACGTCCGCATCTTCTGCGGCGGCGGGCGCTACACGGCGCCGCTCGCTTCGCTGTTTTCCTTTACCCTCGCCTACGCGCGCCCGCATGTTCAGTATGTCGAACCGAACGTCAACCTGGCCTCGGTCTCGCTGGCGGACATGGGCGCCAGCGATGTGCTCGTCATCTTCGATTTCCGCCGTTACCAGAAAGACAGCATCCGGTTCGCGCAAGCCGCGCACCGGCTCGGCACCCGGATCCTGCTGATCACCGACGAATGGAACTCGCCGATCAGCGCGTTCGCCGAGATCGTGCTGCGGATCCAGGGGCGCCCTTTCGCGATGCTGCAGACCAACGTGCCCGCGCTTGCGCTTGCCGAAGCACTCGTGATCGGCGTGACGAACCAGCATCCGGAACTGGCGCGGCAGCGGATGGAGAAGATCGAATATCTCAACACGGGGGGCATCGAACAGGATACGAACCAGCGGGATTTGCCCGAGTGA
- a CDS encoding metallophosphoesterase family protein has translation MSSSNPTRPSRRRALQCMAFGGLGTLFTLSGGILTPFDLALAQDSGARPADAGRPLFLQISDTHIGFNKDANPDVAATLQQTIDLVNGMSAKPALAIHTGDITHLSKAAEFDRASQLLSGLRVPELHTVPGEHDVTDGSGAEYFSRFGKASDNRGYYSFDHDGVHFVGLVNVMHFKPNGLGSFGEDQLAWLEQDLKGKSSSTPIVVFSHMPMWTIYEPWGWGTGDAPQVVGMLRRFGSVTVLNGHIHQIVSKVEGNITFHTARSTAFPQPTAGNGPGPVPLTVPHDQLAKMLGVTTVAFAGHPVASALHDATLG, from the coding sequence ATGTCTTCATCGAACCCTACCCGCCCGTCGCGCCGCAGGGCCCTGCAGTGCATGGCCTTCGGCGGTCTCGGCACGCTGTTCACGCTGTCGGGCGGCATCCTGACGCCGTTCGACCTCGCGCTCGCGCAGGACAGCGGCGCCCGCCCGGCCGATGCGGGGCGACCGCTGTTCCTGCAGATCAGCGACACGCACATCGGCTTCAACAAGGACGCGAATCCCGACGTCGCGGCCACACTGCAGCAGACCATCGACCTCGTCAACGGCATGTCGGCCAAACCCGCGCTGGCCATCCACACGGGCGACATCACGCACCTGTCCAAGGCCGCGGAGTTCGACCGCGCGTCGCAGCTGCTGTCCGGGCTGCGCGTGCCGGAGCTGCACACGGTGCCCGGCGAGCACGACGTGACCGATGGTTCGGGCGCCGAGTATTTCAGCCGGTTCGGCAAGGCGTCGGACAACCGTGGCTATTACAGCTTCGACCATGACGGCGTGCATTTCGTCGGGCTCGTCAACGTGATGCATTTCAAGCCCAACGGGCTCGGCAGCTTCGGCGAGGACCAGCTCGCGTGGCTGGAACAGGATCTCAAGGGCAAATCGTCGAGCACGCCGATCGTGGTGTTCTCGCACATGCCGATGTGGACGATCTACGAACCGTGGGGCTGGGGAACCGGCGACGCGCCGCAGGTCGTCGGCATGCTGCGGCGCTTCGGCTCGGTCACCGTGCTGAACGGGCATATCCACCAGATCGTCTCCAAGGTGGAAGGCAACATCACGTTCCATACCGCACGCTCCACCGCCTTCCCGCAGCCGACCGCCGGCAACGGCCCCGGCCCGGTGCCGCTCACGGTGCCGCATGATCAGCTCGCGAAGATGCTGGGCGTGACGACCGTCGCGTTCGCCGGCCATCCCGTGGCGTCGGCGCTTCACGACGCCACGCTCGGCTAA
- a CDS encoding cupredoxin domain-containing protein produces MKNRALPRTLVALALCAAASVSPGAAFAQSAGGPLVTIKNFMFSPMSTTIKAGTTLTWKNLDAEPHTIVNDAGIFHSNALDQDETYSYKFDKPGVYKVFCGIHPFMKETITVQ; encoded by the coding sequence ATGAAGAATCGTGCATTGCCCCGCACCCTCGTCGCACTCGCGCTCTGCGCGGCCGCGTCCGTGTCGCCCGGCGCGGCGTTCGCGCAGAGCGCGGGCGGTCCGCTCGTGACCATCAAGAACTTCATGTTTTCGCCGATGTCGACCACGATCAAGGCCGGCACGACGCTCACCTGGAAGAACCTCGATGCGGAACCGCACACCATCGTCAACGACGCGGGCATCTTTCATTCGAATGCACTCGACCAGGATGAAACGTACTCCTATAAGTTCGACAAGCCCGGAGTCTACAAGGTCTTCTGCGGGATTCACCCGTTCATGAAGGAAACGATCACGGTGCAGTAA
- a CDS encoding anti-sigma factor family protein, with translation MDHQQACDVLAAYVDNELSLTESAALERHLARCNACRRALATQQQVSALLKSADLRFVAPDALRARIAADLRARRSVRRRLSGWLRPRRAIGMPIWAPAGALAVSALALAWSGALWLSVPTADEQLRTELVDSHVRSLQLDHLTDVVSTDRHTVKPWFDGKIDFAPPVRDLARDGYPLVGGRLDYVGGRTVAVLVYRYQRHPINVYVWPGNGAGGQPRVYEQQGYHVARWSAGRMNYWAVTDAGAGELGGFVERLRAVAGS, from the coding sequence ATGGATCATCAGCAAGCATGCGACGTGCTCGCGGCATACGTCGACAACGAGTTGAGTCTCACTGAGAGTGCGGCGCTCGAGCGTCACCTGGCCCGCTGCAACGCATGCCGGCGCGCACTCGCGACCCAGCAGCAGGTGAGTGCGCTGCTGAAGTCGGCCGACCTCCGGTTCGTCGCGCCTGACGCACTGCGCGCGCGGATCGCGGCGGATCTGCGTGCCCGCCGATCCGTGCGCCGGCGCCTGTCCGGCTGGCTGAGGCCGCGGAGGGCGATCGGCATGCCGATCTGGGCGCCGGCGGGCGCGCTGGCCGTCAGCGCGCTGGCGCTGGCGTGGAGCGGCGCGCTCTGGCTGTCCGTTCCGACGGCCGACGAGCAGCTCAGGACGGAACTCGTCGACAGCCATGTGCGCTCGCTTCAGCTGGATCACCTGACCGACGTCGTGTCGACCGACCGGCATACGGTCAAGCCGTGGTTCGACGGCAAGATCGATTTTGCGCCGCCGGTGCGGGATCTGGCGCGGGACGGCTATCCGCTCGTCGGCGGACGGCTCGATTACGTCGGCGGGCGGACCGTCGCGGTGCTCGTGTATCGGTACCAGCGCCATCCGATCAACGTCTACGTGTGGCCGGGGAACGGCGCCGGCGGGCAACCGCGCGTCTACGAGCAACAGGGCTATCACGTCGCGCGCTGGTCGGCCGGGCGAATGAACTACTGGGCCGTCACCGATGCGGGCGCCGGCGAGCTCGGCGGGTTTGTCGAACGGTTGCGCGCGGTGGCCGGATCGTAG
- a CDS encoding sigma-70 family RNA polymerase sigma factor, with amino-acid sequence MDEQTPVRRFDALMSPHMHAAYNVARWLARNDQDAQDIVQEAYVRAFRFIDRFDGDDARAWLLSIVRNVFFTWYRQNRRRTAESLSLDDDDAAPVLSDEGCLSPETLLMRAQDRRQVVKALESLSVEHREVVVLREIEGLSYKEIASIVGVPIGTVMSRLGRGRRQLAAILVNMGQEA; translated from the coding sequence ATGGACGAGCAGACTCCTGTCAGGCGCTTCGATGCGCTGATGTCGCCTCACATGCATGCCGCGTACAACGTCGCCCGCTGGCTTGCCCGCAACGACCAGGATGCGCAGGACATCGTTCAGGAAGCGTATGTCCGCGCCTTCAGGTTCATCGACAGGTTCGACGGCGACGATGCGCGCGCGTGGTTGCTGAGCATCGTCCGCAACGTGTTCTTCACGTGGTATCGGCAGAACCGGCGCCGCACGGCCGAATCGCTGTCGCTCGACGATGACGACGCCGCGCCGGTATTGAGCGACGAAGGCTGCCTCAGTCCCGAGACCCTGCTGATGCGCGCGCAGGACCGCAGGCAGGTCGTCAAGGCGCTGGAGAGCCTGAGCGTCGAGCACCGCGAGGTCGTCGTGCTGCGGGAGATCGAAGGGCTGTCGTACAAGGAAATTGCGAGCATCGTCGGCGTGCCGATCGGCACGGTCATGTCGCGCCTCGGGCGCGGGCGCCGGCAGCTCGCCGCGATTCTCGTGAACATGGGGCAGGAGGCGTGA
- a CDS encoding DUF4148 domain-containing protein: protein MNKPLRVGVSIAMLCVAGFATQASAQGRTRAEVRQELIDAENHGLRFVTDTSYPGVSPLFQTQADRMQAAPERSGTGSQAAGSTDAGKRALAPATPGDAACVGPVSFCTPYFGS, encoded by the coding sequence ATGAACAAGCCTCTGCGGGTAGGCGTTTCCATCGCGATGCTTTGCGTCGCCGGTTTTGCAACGCAGGCGTCGGCGCAAGGCAGGACGCGCGCGGAAGTCCGTCAGGAGTTGATCGACGCGGAAAACCACGGCCTGCGTTTCGTGACCGATACGTCGTACCCCGGTGTGAGCCCGCTGTTCCAAACGCAGGCGGACCGGATGCAGGCCGCGCCCGAGCGCAGCGGAACCGGTAGTCAGGCCGCGGGTTCGACCGATGCGGGCAAGCGCGCGCTCGCGCCCGCGACGCCGGGCGACGCGGCATGCGTCGGCCCCGTCAGTTTCTGCACGCCGTATTTCGGCAGCTGA
- a CDS encoding DUF4148 domain-containing protein has translation MKHPIGLLIVAALFAGDAASAQTSAPLTRAQVLEELYRLEAAGYNPSAGDQGTYPADIQAAEAKVAAAQQAAKSAAADAGTPSAGLPAQAGR, from the coding sequence ATGAAGCACCCGATCGGTTTGCTGATCGTCGCCGCGCTGTTCGCCGGCGATGCGGCATCGGCCCAGACCTCCGCGCCGCTCACGCGCGCGCAGGTGCTGGAGGAACTCTATCGACTTGAAGCCGCCGGCTACAATCCGTCCGCCGGCGACCAGGGCACGTATCCCGCGGACATTCAGGCGGCGGAAGCGAAAGTCGCCGCCGCGCAGCAGGCAGCGAAATCGGCGGCGGCCGACGCAGGTACGCCGTCAGCCGGCCTGCCCGCGCAAGCCGGCAGGTAG
- a CDS encoding dicarboxylate/amino acid:cation symporter yields MNNETNKSLLPIKMFAGLVLGGACGVFLPDVGSKLGFVTAIFGHAIKMVVMPLIFLSVTVGVFRARQQRGRLGTVATLSIVFFVVMTALAAALGLLLNWAFRPGLGASLTQTGTMPAHLASSIDWLQFVVDLIPANVVAALAAGNSLPVLVFGVLLGSSLAAVADRAEPAIAVFEALLAGLFKMVEWVIAWSPLAIFAALALLFSTKGVAALHPLVKLLGVAYLGMAMLAIILTAVIKATGHSPLAVLRKVREPLILGFTTRSSEITFPLHLKKLTEMGVPRGVASTILPLAYIFNRDGAVLYTALAVAYLGDAYHIVWTWPVVMMIVILTIVTIDGAANVPSGAIVAITVILTSIGLPADAVLLILGVDAFFDMGRTALNVYASTAAATVAVRLAGPDHEQGEAELRQPNRQHA; encoded by the coding sequence ATGAATAACGAGACCAATAAATCCTTGCTTCCGATCAAGATGTTCGCCGGCCTGGTGCTCGGGGGCGCTTGCGGCGTATTCCTGCCGGACGTGGGTTCGAAGCTGGGATTCGTCACCGCGATTTTCGGGCATGCGATCAAGATGGTCGTCATGCCGCTGATCTTCCTGTCGGTGACGGTCGGCGTGTTTCGCGCGAGGCAGCAGCGCGGCCGGCTCGGCACCGTCGCGACGCTCAGCATCGTGTTCTTCGTCGTGATGACCGCGCTGGCGGCGGCGCTCGGACTGCTGCTCAACTGGGCGTTCCGCCCCGGGCTCGGCGCGAGCCTGACCCAGACGGGCACGATGCCCGCGCATCTGGCGTCGTCGATCGACTGGCTGCAATTCGTGGTCGACCTGATTCCCGCCAACGTCGTCGCCGCGCTCGCCGCGGGCAACTCGCTGCCGGTGCTGGTGTTCGGCGTGCTGCTCGGGTCCTCGCTGGCCGCGGTCGCGGATCGCGCGGAACCGGCGATCGCGGTGTTCGAGGCGTTGCTGGCCGGCCTGTTCAAGATGGTCGAGTGGGTGATCGCGTGGTCGCCGCTCGCGATCTTCGCGGCGCTCGCGCTGCTGTTCTCGACCAAGGGCGTCGCCGCGCTTCATCCGCTCGTCAAGCTGCTGGGTGTCGCGTACCTCGGCATGGCGATGCTTGCGATCATCCTGACGGCGGTCATCAAGGCCACGGGCCATTCGCCGCTCGCCGTGCTCCGGAAGGTGCGGGAGCCGCTGATCCTGGGCTTCACGACGCGTTCGTCGGAGATCACGTTCCCGCTGCACCTGAAGAAGCTGACCGAGATGGGCGTGCCGCGCGGCGTCGCGTCGACGATCCTGCCGCTCGCGTACATCTTCAACCGCGACGGCGCGGTGCTCTATACGGCGCTCGCGGTCGCTTACCTCGGCGATGCGTACCACATCGTCTGGACGTGGCCGGTCGTGATGATGATCGTGATCCTGACGATCGTCACGATCGACGGCGCGGCAAACGTCCCGTCCGGCGCGATCGTCGCGATCACCGTGATCCTCACGTCGATCGGCCTGCCGGCGGACGCGGTGCTGCTGATCCTCGGCGTCGATGCTTTCTTCGACATGGGACGCACCGCGCTGAACGTCTATGCGAGCACCGCGGCCGCGACCGTCGCCGTGCGGCTCGCGGGCCCGGACCATGAGCAGGGCGAGGCCGAGTTGCGGCAGCCGAATCGGCAGCATGCGTGA
- a CDS encoding GntR family transcriptional regulator, whose product MTGKILTNAESAYEEIRTRIFDGRLTPGQKISHRGLADELGFGQMPVRSALHLLEAEGLVTVVGKSGTYVTSPTNDDLREIYEMRLALESTAAYLAAQRGVTDGLRESAERMSRILEADTGDIMLEQRVGWVFHQELFAAAKNPRISTAYELLRGQTLALNELPRGDAETVRRGTIEHLRIYQAIVDKDCELARRHMWNHIIDGTPARIKLIRAQQ is encoded by the coding sequence ATGACGGGGAAAATATTGACCAATGCCGAGAGCGCCTACGAGGAGATTCGCACGCGAATCTTTGACGGCCGGCTCACGCCTGGACAAAAGATCTCTCATCGCGGCCTTGCGGACGAACTCGGTTTCGGTCAGATGCCGGTTCGCAGCGCGCTTCATCTGCTCGAGGCCGAAGGGCTCGTCACGGTGGTGGGCAAGAGCGGGACGTACGTCACGTCGCCCACCAACGACGACCTCCGGGAAATTTACGAAATGCGGCTGGCGCTCGAGAGCACCGCGGCCTATCTGGCCGCCCAGCGCGGGGTGACCGACGGGCTCAGGGAGTCGGCCGAGCGAATGAGCCGGATTCTCGAAGCGGATACCGGCGACATCATGCTCGAGCAGCGCGTGGGATGGGTATTCCATCAGGAGCTGTTCGCGGCGGCGAAGAACCCGAGAATCTCGACGGCATACGAATTATTGCGCGGCCAGACCCTCGCACTCAATGAATTGCCGCGTGGCGACGCTGAAACGGTGCGTCGCGGCACGATAGAGCATCTCAGGATTTATCAGGCGATCGTCGATAAAGACTGCGAACTCGCTCGGCGGCATATGTGGAATCACATCATCGACGGAACGCCCGCGCGTATCAAACTAATCCGGGCACAACAATGA
- a CDS encoding GNAT family N-acetyltransferase, with product MPPKGALFTIAEIQAEQTYPLRAAVLLVGNEHACPLPGDQDPTTLHFAVRDDADIVAVASICEERLKDDPAPRAWRLRGMAVTPPMRGLGFGQLLVRLSIRRARQAGAELVWCTARESARDFYRALGFVTDSPPFSMPTRPDLKFYLMKYPVAR from the coding sequence ATGCCCCCAAAAGGAGCATTGTTCACTATTGCAGAGATTCAGGCGGAACAGACCTACCCGCTTCGGGCTGCAGTTTTGCTGGTCGGAAATGAACACGCGTGCCCGTTACCGGGAGATCAGGATCCGACGACCTTGCATTTCGCCGTCCGCGATGACGCGGACATCGTTGCGGTCGCATCGATCTGCGAGGAACGCTTGAAGGACGACCCGGCACCGCGCGCGTGGCGCCTTCGCGGGATGGCGGTCACCCCGCCGATGCGCGGGCTCGGCTTCGGCCAGCTCCTGGTGCGCCTGAGCATCCGCCGGGCCCGGCAGGCCGGCGCGGAGCTGGTCTGGTGCACGGCGCGTGAATCCGCGCGCGACTTCTACCGCGCGCTGGGCTTCGTCACGGATTCGCCGCCGTTCTCGATGCCGACTCGCCCGGACTTGAAGTTCTATCTGATGAAGTATCCCGTGGCGCGTTGA
- the murQ gene encoding N-acetylmuramic acid 6-phosphate etherase, whose protein sequence is MRLEHLVTEQPNGQSANLDALGIGEALALMNREDARVASCVAHALPAIASGVAAIADALRAGGRLIYIGAGNSGRIGYLDALECQPTFGTRPGDIVGIVAGGFAGITESAEDSDALGRRDLEAIGLTRNDVVVGLTASGRTPYVIGALRHARGTGCRTVCVACNVGSEAGKLSDVAIEVDCGPEVLTGSTRLKAGTAQKMICNMLSTISMVALGKTYGNLMVDVQAHNHKLRQRAIRIVSQAARVPTDAAERALEQAGNRPRIAILMLAAGIDRASAERLAGAAGGSIRNALASLPQTGPA, encoded by the coding sequence ATGCGCCTCGAGCACCTCGTCACTGAACAGCCCAACGGGCAAAGCGCGAATCTCGATGCGCTCGGCATCGGCGAAGCACTCGCGCTGATGAATCGGGAGGACGCGCGCGTCGCGTCGTGCGTCGCGCATGCGCTGCCCGCGATCGCGTCCGGCGTGGCCGCAATTGCCGACGCGCTGCGGGCGGGCGGAAGGCTGATCTACATCGGGGCCGGCAACAGCGGGCGCATCGGCTATCTCGATGCGCTCGAGTGCCAGCCGACGTTCGGCACGCGGCCCGGCGACATCGTCGGCATCGTCGCGGGCGGCTTCGCGGGCATCACCGAATCCGCCGAGGATTCGGACGCGCTCGGGCGCCGCGATCTCGAAGCGATCGGCCTCACGCGGAACGACGTGGTCGTGGGGCTGACCGCCAGCGGACGCACGCCGTACGTGATCGGCGCGCTCCGCCATGCGCGGGGCACCGGATGCCGCACCGTCTGCGTCGCGTGCAACGTCGGCAGCGAGGCGGGCAAGCTGTCCGACGTCGCGATCGAGGTGGACTGCGGCCCGGAAGTGCTGACGGGCTCGACGCGCCTGAAGGCCGGCACCGCGCAGAAGATGATCTGCAACATGCTGTCGACGATCTCGATGGTCGCGCTCGGCAAGACGTACGGCAACCTGATGGTCGACGTCCAGGCGCACAACCACAAGCTCCGGCAACGGGCGATCCGCATCGTGTCGCAGGCGGCCCGCGTACCGACCGACGCGGCCGAGCGTGCGCTCGAACAGGCGGGCAACCGCCCGCGCATCGCGATCCTGATGCTCGCCGCGGGCATCGACCGCGCCAGCGCCGAGCGGCTCGCCGGCGCGGCCGGCGGCTCGATCCGCAACGCGCTCGCGTCGCTCCCGCAAACCGGGCCCGCTTGA
- a CDS encoding UTRA domain-containing protein, which yields MSRDTVRRAIDKLTRQGLIESRRGLHPGSQWLRRELDRPSPDELLALGLAPDARAIRLERVRTADAAPMAIERATLPANLLSAARSRATDARSN from the coding sequence GTGTCGCGCGACACGGTCCGGCGCGCGATCGACAAGCTGACGCGACAGGGCCTGATCGAATCCCGGCGCGGGCTCCATCCCGGTTCGCAGTGGCTGCGCCGCGAGCTCGACCGGCCGTCGCCCGACGAATTGCTCGCGCTCGGGCTCGCGCCGGACGCGCGCGCGATCCGCCTGGAACGCGTCAGAACGGCCGATGCGGCGCCGATGGCCATCGAACGCGCGACGCTGCCCGCCAATCTGCTGAGCGCCGCTCGTTCTCGAGCGACGGATGCCCGCTCGAACTGA
- a CDS encoding IclR family transcriptional regulator, with translation MHSDRPLSHDAGTRSRNGPHGVDAARPKPPRRKRAQSDATVTPLARGLAILCAFGPDKGWLGNREIALETGIPAPTVSRLLQSLVALGYLHHDDASRKYALAPAALSLGYAAIADPGIQQAARDEMRTLAEATDTCVLLGARDQLDVLILDTQAGSRAAPDSRRLPGMRMPLADSLMGWTLLASLPESERLNLQGEIERKAGREWPSILPRMTEKIAQVHELGFGMLHDEREPERACIAAPLPIRGRPPLVLGCIGRAVSIEQELGARLVALAHALQARLATGD, from the coding sequence ATGCATTCCGACAGGCCCTTGTCGCACGACGCCGGCACGCGGTCGCGCAATGGTCCGCACGGTGTCGACGCTGCACGCCCGAAGCCGCCCCGGCGCAAGCGGGCGCAAAGCGACGCGACGGTCACGCCGCTGGCACGCGGCCTCGCGATCCTGTGCGCGTTCGGGCCGGACAAGGGCTGGCTCGGCAACCGGGAAATCGCGCTGGAGACCGGCATTCCCGCGCCGACCGTGTCGCGGCTGCTGCAGTCGCTGGTCGCGCTCGGCTACCTGCATCACGACGACGCGAGCCGAAAGTACGCGCTCGCGCCCGCCGCACTGTCGCTCGGCTACGCAGCCATCGCCGATCCCGGCATCCAGCAGGCCGCCCGCGACGAAATGCGCACACTCGCCGAGGCAACCGATACCTGCGTGCTGCTCGGCGCGCGCGACCAGCTCGACGTGCTCATCCTGGATACGCAGGCCGGCAGCCGCGCGGCGCCCGACTCGCGGCGGCTGCCGGGCATGCGCATGCCGCTCGCGGATTCGCTGATGGGATGGACGCTGCTGGCGTCCCTTCCCGAATCGGAGCGCCTCAATCTGCAGGGCGAGATCGAACGGAAGGCGGGCCGCGAATGGCCGTCGATTCTGCCTCGCATGACCGAAAAGATCGCGCAGGTGCACGAACTCGGCTTCGGCATGCTGCACGACGAGCGGGAGCCGGAACGCGCGTGCATCGCCGCGCCGCTCCCTATCCGCGGCCGGCCGCCGCTGGTGCTCGGCTGCATCGGCCGCGCCGTCAGCATCGAACAGGAACTCGGGGCCCGGCTCGTCGCGCTCGCGCACGCGCTGCAGGCACGCCTCGCAACAGGCGATTGA
- a CDS encoding IclR family transcriptional regulator gives MSTSSPVTLTLDRGLQVLRAFHADRAPLTNDELASRTGLPTSAVSDLTSTLIDLGFIHRIAGGSRYALCPGVFGIGQAYLATNPVTPLAHPFMQQLADRLDVSVTLAVPDHLDMLVVAHRSSARIATPRIGVGSLAPMGATAIGRAWLWGLPDPLRRRQIAQLTDAAGIEAAFADLRATGVCMSLGENRHDAWGIALPVRVGVSKTLMALSCGAVEPEPDVGAIRRRIVPALKQAALELATLLRDVRPGP, from the coding sequence ATGTCCACATCCAGCCCCGTCACGCTGACCCTCGATCGCGGGCTTCAGGTGCTGCGCGCGTTTCATGCCGACCGTGCGCCGCTGACGAACGACGAGCTGGCGTCCCGGACCGGCTTGCCGACATCGGCCGTGTCGGACCTGACGTCGACGCTGATCGACCTCGGCTTCATTCACCGCATCGCGGGCGGCTCGCGTTACGCGCTATGCCCGGGCGTGTTCGGCATCGGACAGGCCTACCTCGCGACCAATCCGGTCACGCCGCTCGCGCATCCGTTCATGCAGCAATTGGCCGACCGGCTCGACGTCTCCGTCACACTCGCCGTGCCCGACCACCTCGACATGCTGGTTGTCGCGCACCGCTCCTCCGCGCGGATCGCCACGCCGCGGATAGGCGTCGGCTCGCTCGCGCCGATGGGCGCGACGGCGATCGGGCGCGCGTGGCTGTGGGGCCTGCCCGACCCGTTGCGGCGCCGCCAGATCGCGCAACTGACCGACGCGGCCGGCATCGAAGCGGCCTTCGCGGATCTGCGCGCGACCGGCGTCTGCATGTCGCTCGGCGAAAATCGGCATGATGCGTGGGGCATTGCGTTGCCGGTCCGCGTCGGGGTGTCGAAGACGCTGATGGCGCTGAGCTGCGGCGCGGTCGAACCGGAGCCGGATGTCGGCGCGATCCGGCGCCGCATCGTGCCGGCGCTCAAGCAGGCCGCGCTCGAACTGGCCACGCTGCTGCGCGACGTTCGTCCCGGGCCGTAA
- a CDS encoding ArsR/SmtB family transcription factor: MPTDLDIDAILKALANPVRREILDWLKTPAAHFPNQTLSYDDGVCAGQIDARCGLSQSTVSAHLATLQRAGLVTSTRVGQWAFFKRNEAVIDAFLDAMRREL, translated from the coding sequence ATGCCGACCGACCTCGACATCGACGCGATCCTCAAGGCGCTCGCCAACCCCGTCCGCCGGGAAATCCTCGACTGGCTGAAAACGCCGGCCGCGCATTTTCCGAACCAGACCCTGTCGTACGACGACGGCGTCTGCGCGGGGCAGATCGACGCGCGTTGCGGCCTGTCGCAGTCCACGGTTTCCGCGCACCTTGCCACGCTGCAGCGCGCGGGGCTCGTGACGTCGACCCGGGTCGGCCAGTGGGCGTTCTTCAAGCGCAACGAAGCAGTCATCGACGCCTTTCTCGACGCCATGCGCCGCGAACTCTGA